The segment CGACCGTCGAGGAACGCTGCGGGAGCTGGTACTCCGCGAGCGTGGCGAGCGTACGGGGCTCCAGGAGCTTGACCTTGAAGCCGGAGAAGGTGCCGCAGACGGTGACGATGCGGCCGCCCGCGTCGAAGGTGGCGGTGGCGCACTCCCCGCCGAGCGCGGCGATCTTCTCACTGGTGACCCGCGGGTTCCTGCCGAGCGGCCCGGACCACGGGGAGGTGGCGCTGCCGCCCGCGTCGGAATGCATGCCGCTGCGGCCGTTGGGCGCGAGGAAGGGGTGCTGCGGCGGGGCCGCGCCCGGCAGCGGGACGGCGGTCGCGGGGGCGCCCTCGTAGTGGCTGACCAGGCGGTGGCCGGGGGCCTGGGGGATCTCCTCGGCCCGGGCCGGGGAGCTGGTACCCGCCAGTACCGTCAGGGCGGCGATGGCGGGGACCGCGGCGCAGTTCAGCGCTCTTCGGAACATCCGGGCGTCCTCCTTCTCTTGCAGTGCTGTTGACATCACGTCTGACATCGCGCCGCCGCCAGACGCTAGATCGCACCGCCCGAGGAGTCCATGGGAGGGAGGGATGATTCACGCACGCGCAACAGTCGGCCGGGTCAACCGCCCGCGAGGTCGCGCCAGTTCACCGTGCGGTCGCGCCAGCGGCCGAGCAGCACCGGATCGTGTCCGACGGCCAGCAGACCGGCTCCGGTCCCGCTGCGGTACTCCTCGACCACACCGACGAGGGCGGCCGTGGTGGAGGTGTCGAGCATGGCCGTCATCTCGTCACAGACCAGCCAGCGCGGCCGCAGCACCAGCGCCCGGGCCAGGCAGGCGCGCTGCAGCTGGCCGTCGCTGACCTCGTGGGGGCGCCGGGCGAGGAGGTCCGCCCCGAGACCGACCCGGCCGGCCAGGGCTTCCACGGCCGCGTCCGCCTCCTGACGACGGCCCGTGGCGCGGAGCGGTTCCGCGACGAGGTCGCGCAGCCTGAGGCGGGGGTCCGCCGAGAGCCGGGGCTGCTGGAAGACCACACCCACGCTGGTGCGCAGGGAGCGCGGAGCCCGGTGCCGGAAGCCGGTCACCGCGCGGCCGTCGAGCAGCACCGTCCCCCGGTCGGGCCGGTGCAGCAGGGCGGCGACCCGGGCCAGGGTGGACTTGCCGCAGCCGCTGGGCCCGAGCAGGCCGAGGGCTTCGCCGGTTCCCGGCCACCGGGGTCTTGTCCGGCCGCCCCCGCCCGTGCCATATATGTCTAGACCTTTACGAGAGCACGTTCGAGGAAGGCACCCCGTGCGACCCATCACGGCCCCGCGCCGCGCCGGGGCGGTACTCGCGGCCCTCGCCCTCTGCCTGGCCGCCCCCGCGCTGACGGCGTGCGGGGCGGACGGCGACACCACGCCCCCGCACGCCCCCGGCGGGCTCACCGCCCAGGCGGGCAGCGCCACTTCGGTCCACGTGATGTGGGAGTCGGCCACCCCCGCCGACGGGGTCACCGGCTACCAGGTCTTCCAGGACGGCCTGCTGGTCCGGGAACTCCCCGCCGAGAAGACCATGGTGGACGTCACCGGGCTCACCCCGCAGACCGCCCACTCCTTCACCGTCCGGGCCCGCGACGCCGCCGGGAACCGCTCCGCCGCGGCCCCCGCCGCCCGGGCCACCACCCCCGCCGCCCAGCCCGAGGACCACCGTCCGCCCACCGCCCCGCCCGCCACCACCGGCCGCGCCGAGGGCCCCCGGGCGGTCCGCCTGAGCTGGACCCCGGCCGCGGACGACACCGGAGTGACGGCGTACGACGTCTACCAGAGCGGGATCCGGATCCACACGTCCGGCGCCGCCGAGAACTCCACCACCCTCACCGGCCTCCAGCCCGGCACCGCCTACTCCTTCACCGTCCGGGCCCGCGACGGCTCCGACAACAGCTCCCCGGACGGCCCGGCGGTCGCCCTGACCACCCCCGCCGACCCCGCCCAGGGCCCCGGCACCGCCCCCGGCGCCTTCACCGCGGACGTCTCCCCGGGCACGGTCGAGCTGGGCTGGACCGCCCCCGACACCGGCCGCGAGACGAGCGAGTACCAGCTCTACGTCAACGACCGGCCCGTCACGGTCATCCAGTTCGGTGCCGGAGCCGTCCCGACGGGCCGTGCCTCCTACCGCCTCACCACGACCGAACCGGCCGGCACCGTATGGGCGCTGAAACTCCGCGCCCGCCTGCCCGACGGCAACTGGGGCGCCTTCTCACAGGAGCGGCGCATCACGCTCCCCGGCTGACACCGTCCGGCCGGACCGCCACCGCCGATCCTGGCCGAACGGCACTGCCGCGCAAGAAGATCGCGCACAATACAAGCGTGTTCGGTGAGTACTCGGTCAACCACGGTCAGGCAGGTGCCAGCAGTGGCGACCATGCGTCAGAATCTGGCGCCGTGCCGGGAAACCTACCGCCGGATACGGCGGGCTTCGTCGGCCGCGAGGCCGAACTCGACCGCCTCGACGGCCTGCTGGACCAGCGAAGACTCATCACCCTGACCGGGGTGGGCGGAGTCGGCAAGTCCCGGCTCGCGCTGCGGGCCGCCGCCCGCCCCGGCCGGGCCCGGCCCGACGGGGTCTGGTGGGTGGAGCTCTCCCCGCTGCGCGACCCCGGGCTCCTCACCACCACCCTCGCGCACACCCTCGGCCTGACCGTCGGCGTCGCCGCCCACGCCGGGCAGTCCCTCGACGAGGAACTGTGCGCGTGGATGGCCGACAAATCCCTGCTCCTGGTCCTCGACACCTGCGAGCACCTGGTGACCCCCGTCCGGCACCTGGTGGGCGAACTCCTGCAGTCCGCACCCGGCCTGACGGTGCTGGTCACCTCCCGCGAACGGCTCGGCTCCCCCGGCGAGGCCGTGCTGGAGGTCCGGCCCCTGCCCTGCGAGGGACCCGACAGCGACGCCCTCGTCCTCTTCCGGGCCCACGCGCGGGCCGCCTCGCCGCAGGCCGCCGCCGCCCTCGCCGACCCCGCCCGGGCCGCCCTCGCGGCCGAGGTCTGCCGCCGCCTGGACGGCATCCCGCTCGCGCTGGAACTGGCCGGGGCCCGGCTGCGGCTGTGGTCCCTGGAGCGGATGGCACACCTGCTGGGCGCCCGCTTCGACGTGCTCGCCGACACCGGCCGCGCCGCGCTGCCGGCCCGGCACCGGACCCTGCGGACCGCCATCGGGTGGAGCCACGAACTGTGCGAGCCGCTGGAGCGGCTGCTGTGGGCCCGGCTGTCGGTGTTCGCCGGGGACTTCGACGCGGCCGCCGCCCGCACGGTGTGCGCGGGCGGCCCCCTGCCCGCGGCGCGGGTGGAGCGGCTGCTGGAGGGGCTGGTCGCCAAATCCGTCGTGCGCCGGTCGCGCGAGCGGGGGACGGGGACCCGCTACCGGATGCTGGACACCATCCGCGAGTTCGGCCACGACTGGCTGGTGGAGCTGGACGAGGTACGGACCGTCGCGGACCGCCACGCCCACTGGTACGCCGCCCTCGCCAGGGCCGCCGAACAGGACTGGATGGGGCCGGGGCAGGTGGACTGGTACCGCAGGATGAGCGCCGAGCACGCCCAGCTGCGCACCGCCCTGGAGCACCTGCTCGGGACGGACCCCGGCGCGGCCCTGGGGATGGCCGGGGCCCTGTGGTTCTTCTGGTTCTCCTGCGGCCACCTCCAGGAGGGCCGGGGCTTCCTGGAACGGGCCCTGGCCCAGGTCCCGCCGACGGGCGCCGAGCACGCCCAGGCGCTGTGGGCGCTCGGGCTGACGATGCTGCTCCAGGGCGACCTGGGGGCCGCCCGGCTGACGGGGATCGCGTCCGTGCGGGCCGCCGAGGCGCACGGCGACCCCGAGGGGCGGCTGCGCGCCGCCTACCTGCGGTCGGTGTCGCTGCTGATGCCGGGCGACCCCGTACGGGCGCTCGCGCTGGCGGGGCCCCCGGCGCGGGCGGGCCACGGCGGCGAGGGCAGCGGGGCGGGGTGGCTGCTGTGCCAGCTGGTGAGCGCGTACGCCCTGTGCGACCTCGGGCGCTTCGAGGAGGCCGCCGAGGAGGCGGAGGGGCTGCGCACGGCCTGCGTGGAGCTGGGCGAGCGCTGGATGCGGGCGTACGCGGACTACGTGCTGGCCGTCTCGGCGCTCGGGCTGGGCCGGCACGCGGAGGCCGCCCGGCACGTACGGGCGATGCTGTCCGGCAAGCGGCTGCTGAACGACCGCTTCGGCATCGCGCTCGGCCTGGACATGCTCGCCGCGGCGGTGGCCGGCCTGGGCGACGGGGAAATGGCGGCGCGACTGCTGGGCACCGGGCACGCCTGGTGGCGCACGGTGGGCCGGCCGCAGATGGGCTCGCCCTCGCTGACGGCCCTGCGGGACCAGGGCGAGCGGCAGGCCAGGGCGGCGATCGGGGACGCGGCGTACGAGAGCGCGTTCCGCGGTGGCGCGGCGACGCCCACCGGCTGACTCCCAGCCGGTGGACGGCGTAATCCAGGAGCTCCCGTCAGTACGGGAGGGGTCTGCCCGACGGTGTGCGCAGATCCAGGTCTCGGGGGGCGGGCTTGGGGACGGGCTTGCGGATCAGCTGCTGGCGCATGCTGCCTCCTCGCTCAGACCAGGGCCGGGCGACGGGGTTCCACCGTCCGGCCTTCGGGGAGCAGTTCCCCGGTGTCGTCGAAGACCACCACGCCGTTGCAGAGCAGGCTCCAGCCCTGTTCGGGATGGAAGGCCACGGTGCGGGCAGCGTCACGGTCGGCGCTGTCGGCGGGCGGGCAGGGGGGCTGGTGAGAGCACATGGCGCACCTCCTCGCAGTGTGGGGCGGGAGGGCCGGTGGTCACCCGGTCGATTCCGCGATCCACGGTGGCGGCGAGTATTACTGATCGCCGCCCCCGGACGGAACCCGTATTCGAGGTCGAGTTCAGGGTGTGTATGCCCGCTCACCATGCGCTCATGCCCGCTATCCGGATCTTCTCCGCCCGCCAGCCCCCCACCACCCCGCAATCCCGGGCCGAACGCCCCGCCAAACCGGGATGATCACCCCAACTCCCCCACCCCCCAAGTGGCACGCATCACACCCCCCACCCCACCCCCACCCACACCGCACACAGCCCCGGCCAACCCCCCGACACACCCCGAACGGGACACAGCCCGGCAGGGCGGGGGGGGCGGGGCGCAGCCCGGGGTTGCCGGGGGCGGCTGCGCCCCCGGCCCCGTAAAGCCGCGGCTAGCGGATCGGCATGCCGGAGAGGGTCCGGGCGATCACCAGGCGCTGGATCTCGCTCGTGCCCTCGAAGATCGTGTATATCGCCGCGTCCCGGTGCATCCGCTCCACCGGGTACTCCCGGGTGAAGCCGTTGCCGCCGAGGATCTGGACCGCCTGGGCGGTGACCTTCTTCGCCACCTCGCTCGCGTAGAGCTTCGACATCGACCCCTCCGCCGAGGTGAACGGCTTGCCCGCGACCGCCATCCACGACGCCCGCCACACCAGCAGCCGCGCCGCGTCGATCTGCGTGCGCATGTCCGCGAGCTGGAAGGCCACGCCCTGGTTGTCGATGATCGGGCGGCCGAACTGGGTGCGGGTCTTCGCGTAGTCGAGGGCGACCTCGTACGCGGCCCGGGCGGTGCCGACCGCCATCGCGCCGACGGCCGGCCGGGAGGCCTCGAAGGTGGCCATGGCAGCGTTCTTCAACCGCTCGCCGCCGCCCGCCTTCGCCTTCTCCCGGGCCCGCGCGAGCCGTTCGTCGAGCTTCTCCTTGCCGCCGAGCAGGCAGGAGCCGGGGATCCGCACGTCCTCCAGGACCACCTCGGCGGTGTGCGAGGCGCGGATGCCGTGCTTCTTGAACTTCTGGCCCTGCGAGAGCCCGGCGGTGCCCGGCGGGACGATGAAGGAGGCGTGGCCCTTGGTGCCGAGCTCGGGGTCCACCACGGCGACGACGATGTGGACGTTGGCGATGCCGCCGTTGGTGGCCCAGGTCTTGGTGCCGTTCAGCACCCACTCGTCCTTGGCCTGGTCGTAGACGGCCCGGGTGCGCATCGCGCCGACGTCGGAGCCGGCGTCCGGCTCGGAGGAGCAGAAGGCCGCGACCTTCACGTCGTCCGGGGTGCCGTACATCTGCGGGATCCAGGTGCCGATCTGCTCCTCGGTGCCGTTGGCGAGGACGCCGATGGCCGCGAGGCCGGTGCCCACGATCGACAGGGCGATGCCGGCGTCGCCCCAGAAGAGCTCCTCCATGGCCATCGGGATGCCCAGGCCGGTCGGGTCGAAGAACTGCTGGGCGTAGAAGTCCAGCGAGTAGATGCCGACCTTGGCCGCCTCCTGGATCACCGGCCAGGGGGTCTCCTCGCGCTCGTCCCACTCCGCGGCCGCGGGCCGGATCACGTCGGCGGCGAAGCCGTGGATCCAGTCGCGGACCTGCTTCTGGTCGTCGTTGAGCTCCATGGTGAACTCCGCCATGTCCCCTCCAGCTGCTTCACACGGCCGTGTGGCCACATCCGGTAGACCCGCCGCGCGAGTTACTGCCGGTAACATCAACAAGGGCCACAGTCTGTTACCGGCCGGTAAGCACTGTCAAGCGCCGCCGGATCGAACGGCAGGGTGTGCGGGGTGTTACGTTGCGTGGGCGTCACGCACATCGCAAGGGCGGGGAGAGAAACACGTCATGCAGAGCACCCAGGAGGCCGGAGCCGGAGAGCCGGGAGCCGGAGAGCGCCGACGGCGCGAGCTCCTCGAGGCGGCGGACCGCGTCGTCCTCAGGGACGGCCCCAAGGCCTCCATGAACGCCATCGCGGCGGAGGCGGGCATCACCAAGCCCATCCTCTACCGCCACTTCGGCGACAAGGCGGGGCTCTACCAGGCCCTGGCCGTCCGGCACACCGACGCCCTGCTCGACTCGCTGCGGGCCGCGCTCGACGCCCCCGCCGAGCGCCGCAGCCGGGTGGAGTCCACCCTCGACACCTACCTCGCCGCCATCGAGGCCCGCCCCCAGGTGTACCGGTTCCTGATGCACCCCGCCGAGGACTCGCAGAGCTCCGAGCGCGGCTTCGACGTCGGCCTGCACTCCGCTCCGCTGCTGCGCCGGCTCGGCGAGGAACTGGCGAAGGTGGTGGGCGAGCGCGTCGACCTCGGCCCCGGCGGCGAACAGCTCGCCCGGATCTGGGGGCACGGCATCGTCGGCATGATGCACGCCGCCGGGGACTGGTGGCTCGGCGAACGCCCGTGCGCCCGGGCCGATCTGGTGGCCGGCCTCACCGACCTGCTCTGGGGCCGCCTGGCCACGGCCGGCAACCGCGAGGACGGCCCGGGCTTCTGACCGGCCCGGCCCGTAGGCGGCCGGCCGGCCGGGCTACCGCTGCCCGGCCTCCCGGCCCCAGGAGGTCTTGCGGATGGCCCGGCGCAGCAGGCGGGCGCGCAGACCGGTCACCCGGTCCGCGTAGACGGTGCCGTCGAGGTGGTCGCACTCGTGCTGGAGGCAGCGGGCGAAGAACCCGGTGCCCTCGATGCGCACCGGGCTGGCGTCCGAGGTGACCCCTTCGACGACCGCACGGTCGAACCGGGCGGTGCCCGCCTCCAGGCCGGGCAGCGACAGACAGCCCTCGGGGCCGACGAACTCGTCCCCGTCGGCCTCGACCAGACGCGGGTTGACGACGTGTCCCACGTGGCGGACGTCATCGTCGTCGGGGCAGTCGTAGACGAAGACCCGCTGCCCGATCCCGATCTGGTTCGCGGCGAGGCCGACCCCCTGGGCGGCGTACATCGTGGCGAACATGTCCTCGATGAGCCGGTCGAGTTCGGGGCCGAAGGCGGTCACCTCCGCGCAGGCGGAATGGAGTACCGGATCACCCAGCAGGCTCATGGTGCGGACGAGTCCGGTGGTACCGGGGATGGGGCGCTGTCGCATGGCCGTAAGGGTACGACGGGCGAATATATGAGGAGATCCGCGGCTGACCGGGGGCGCCGCGGTCAAGGCTCCGGCCGGTACTGGATAGGCTGGGGCGACCGACGCTAGGAGGACAGAGGACGATGGCAGGCAACACGGAGCCGCTTTCGCCGCGGGCCAAGCTGGCCGTGACGGCGGGCAAGGCCGCGGCGGCGGTGTCGCGGGCCGCGGGACGCGGAAGCGGATCGGTGATCGGCGGCAAGGTCGCGCTCAGGCTGGACCCCGATCTTCTCGGCGCGCTGGCGCAGCATCTCGATGTCGTCCTCGTCTCCGCGACGAACGGCAAGACCACGACGACCCGTCTGATCGCCGAGGCCCTGCGGGCCAGCGGTCCGGTCGTCTCGAACGCGCTGGGCGCGAACATGCCGGCGGGCATCACCTCCGCCCTGGCCGGCGGCTCGGACGCCAAGTACGGCGTCATCGAGGTCGACGAGAAGTACCTCGCCGGGGTGGCCCGGGACGTCACCCCGAAGGTGATCGCCCTGCTGAACCTCTCCCGCGACCAGCTGGACCGAGCGGCCGAGACCCGCATGCTCGCCGAGAAGTGGCGCGAGGGGCTCGAGGGCTCCAAGGCGGTCATCGTCGCGAACTGCGACGACCCCCTGATCGTGTGGTCGGCCTCCTCCTCGCAGAGCGTGGTGTGGGTCGCGGCCGGCCAGGAGTGGAAGGACGACGCCTGGTCGTGCCCCTCCTGCGGCGGTGTCATGCAGCGCCCGGGCGACGACTGGTTCTGCGGCGAGTGCGGCTTCCGCCGCCCGACCCCGACCTGGGTGCTCTCCGGCGACCACGTGCTGGACCCGCACGGCTCGGCCTGGCCGATCCACCTCCAGCTGCCGGGCCGCGCGAACAAGGCGAACGCCGCCACCTCGGCCGCCGTGGCCGCCGTGTTCGGCGTGCCCCCGCAGGTCGCGCTGGAGCGCATGTACCAGGTCCAGGCCGTCGCCGGCCGCTACGACGTGGTCTCCTTCCAGGGCCGCGAGCTGCGCCTGCTGCTCGCGAAGAACCCGGCCGGCTGGCTCGAAACGTTTTCGCTGATCGACGGGCCGCCGGCTCCGGTGATCCTGTCGGTCAACGCCCGCGGCGCGGACGGCACCGACACCTCCTGGCTGTGGGACGTGGACTACCCGCGGCTCGCCGGCCACCCGATCTTCGTGATCGGCGACCGCAAGCTGGACCTGGCCGTCCGCCTGGAGGTCGCCGGCCTGGACTTCCGGGTCTGCGAGACCCTCGACGAGGCCGTGCAGCTGGCGCCGCCCGGCCAGATCGAGCTGATCGCCAACTACACCGCCTTCCAGGACGTGCGCCGCCGCGTCGGCAACTAGTCACCCATAGAGGACAAGAGCATGAGCGACAACAGCCTGCGTCTGGTGTGGGTCTACCCCGACCTGCTCAGCACGTACGGAGACCAGGGCAACGCCCTCGTGGTGGAGCGCCGCGCACGCCAGCGCGGCCTGGACGTGCAGCGCGTGGACGTGCGCAGCGACCAGCCCATCCCCACCTCGGGCGACATCTACCTGATCGGCGGCGGCGAGGACCGGCCGCAGCGGCTGGCCGCGGAGCGGCTGCTGCGCGACGGCGGCCTGGAGCGCGCCGTCTCGAACGGGGCGATCGTCTTCTCCGTCTGCGCCGGGTACCAGATCCTCGGCAAGGAGTTCGTCAACGACATGGGCCAGCGCCAGGAGGGCCTGGGCCTGCTGGACGTCGTGACCGTGCGCGGCGAGGGCGAGCGGTGCGTCGGCGACGTGCTCGCCGACATCGACCCGCGTCTGAACCTGCCGCCGCTGACGGGCTTCGAGAACCACCAGGGCGTCACGCACCTGGGCCCGACGGCCAAGCCCTTCGCTCGCACCCGCCTGGGCCGGGGCAACGGCACCGGCGACGGCACCGAGGGCGCGTACAACGACACCGTCTTCGGTACGTACATGCACGGCCCCGTCATGGCCCGCAACCCGCTGATCGCGGACCTGCTGCTGAAGCTGGCCCTCGACGTGAACGCGCTGCCGGCCATAGACGACCGCTGGTACGAGGCGCTGCGCGCCGAGCGGATCGCGGCTGCCACGCAGCCCGCGTAGCACCTCGCGGCGCACGCCGTCCGGCCCGGACTCCCCCAGGGGAGTCCGGGCCGACGTGCGTTCGTACGATCTTCCGTTTGGTGTGTCCTTCCTGTGGAGGATGGTTCAGTCCAGTGGGAATCCGCTTGTAGGGTGACGGTTAGTTCCAACCGGACGACGTGGTCCGGTCGTCGGCCCACGTTGCAAAGGTTCTCTCTGCCATGCGCATTGGTGTGCTCACTTCCGGTGGCGACTGCCCCGGCCTCAACGCCGTCATCCGCTCCGTCGTGCACCGCGCCGTCGTCGACCACGGGGACGAGGTCATCGGGTTCCACGACGGCTGGCGCGGCCTGCTGGAGTGCGACTACCGCAAGCTCGACCTGGACTCCGTGGCCGGCATCCTGGCCCGCGGCGGCACCATCCTCGGCTCCTCCCGCGTCCAGCCCGCGCACCTGCGCGACGGCGTGGAGCGGGCCCGCGGCCACGTCGCGGACCTCGGCCTGGACGCGATCATCCCGATCGGCGGCGAGGGCACGCTCAAGGCCGCCAACCTGCTCGCGCAGGGCGGTCTGCCGATCGTCGGCGTGCCGAAGACCATCGACAACGACATCTCCTCCACCGACGTCACCTTCGGCTTCGACACGGCCGTCGGCGTGGCCACGGAGGCCCTCGACCGGCTGAAGACCACCGCCGAGTCGCACCAGCGCGTGATGGTCGTCGAGGTCATGGGCCGGCACACCGGCTGGATCGCCCTGCACTCGGGCATGGCGGCCGGCGCGCACGCCATCGTGGTCCCGGAGCGGCCCTTCGACATCGAGGAGCTGACGGCGATCGTCGGCGAGCGCTTCTCGGCCGGCAAGCGGTTCGCGATCGTCGTGGTCGCCGAGGGCGCCAAGCCGCGCCCCGGCTCGATGGACTACCAGCAGGGCGGCACGGACCAGTACGGGCACGAGCGCTTCGCCGGGATCGGCAACATCCTGGCCGTGGAGCTGGAGCGACGCCTGGGCAAGGAGGCCCGTCCGGTCATCCTGGGCCACGTCCAGCGCGGCGGCACGCCCACCGCCTACGACCGGGTCCTGGCCACCCGCTTCGGCTGGCACGCGGTGGAGGCGGCGCACCGGGGCGAGTTCGGCATGCTGACGGCCCTGCGCGGCACGGACATCGTGATGGTCCCCCTCGCCGAGGCCACCTCGACCTTGAAGACCGTCCCGGACGCCCGTTACGACGAGGCGCAGACGGTTCTGTGATGTTCAACCCGTTCTGACCCCTTCGGCCGCCCCCGGACGCGATCGCGTCCGGGGGCGGCACTACTGTGGTGGGGCGCCACAGTCAAGGGAGTGAACAGATGGACCACAGCGGTCACGGCATGGACATGAACATGGATATGGACATGAACATGGACCTGCCGCCGTTCACCCTCGGACGCGGTCTGGAGTTCTCCTTCGACGCGTTCTTCCTCTTCGGCTCGCTGCTGGCGCTCGCCCTGTACGGCTGGGGCGTGGTGCGGCTGCGCCGGCGCGGGGACGCGTGGCCGCCGGGCCGGACGGTCGCCTTCGTGGCCGGCGTGCTGACGGTGATGCTGGTGATGTGCACCAAGCTCAACGACTACGGCATGGTCATGTTCAGCGTGCACATGGTCCAGCACATGGTGATCAGCATGGTCACGCCCATCCTGGTGCTGCTCGGGGCGCCGGTGACCCTGGCCCTGCGCGCGCTGCCGCCCGCCGCCCGGGGCAGCAAGGGCCCGCGCGAGCTGCTCCTGATGCTGCTGCACAGCCGGTACATGCGGATCGTCACGCACCCGGCGTTCACCATCCCGATGTTCATCGCCAGCCTCTACGCCCTGTACTTCACCCCGCTCTTCGACTTCCTGATGCAGAGCAGGGCCGGGCACATCGGCATGATGGTCCACTTCCTCGCCGTCGGCCTGATCTTCTTCTGGCCGATCATGGGCGTGGACCCGGGCCCGCACCGCCCCGGCTACGTGATGCGGATGCTGGAGCTCTTCGCGGGCATGCCCTTCCACGCCTTCTTCGGCATCGCCCTGATGATGGCGAGCGAGCCGATGATCAAGACGTACGCGGACCCGCCGGCCTCCCTGGGCATCAACCCGCTCGACGACCAGCACTGGGGCGGCGGCATCGCCTGGGCCTTCAGCGAGATCCCCTCGGTGCTCGTGCTGATCGCCCTGGTCTACCAGTGGTACCACTCGGAGCAGCGGGCCGCGAAGCGCTCGGACCGGGCCGCGGACCGGGACGGCGACAAGGAGCTGGAGGCGTACAACGCCTATCTCGCCTCGCTGCAAGGGCGCGGCCAGTAGCGCCGGAGCCGCTCGGCGCGCCACCATGGGGCATGACCGGATCCGTTAAGGCGATGGCCGTGACGACCTTCGCCGCCCTGGTGGCCGTCTCCACGTACTCCGTGGCCCTCGGCAGCAACGGCTGGCTGTGGTTCGGCTGGGTGGTGCTGGGGCTGCTCACGCTGGGCCTGGCCGCCTCCCGCGGCTCCTGACACCCGCCCGGGCCCGCGCGGCCCGCACCTCGCCACCGCAGGGCTGATCCGTCCGTGGTCCGACCGTCGGGTGAAGGGAAGCGCCGGGTGTTCTACCAGCTGCTCAAGCACGTGCTGCTCGGTCCCCTGCTGCGGCTGCTGTTCCGGCCGCGGATCGAGGGCCTGGAGAACATCCCCGAGGAGGGCGCCGCGATCATCGCGGGCAACCACCTGTCCTTCTCGGACCACTTCCTGATGCCCGCGATCCTCAGGCGCCGGATCACCTTCCTGGCGAAGGCCGAGTACTTCACCGGGCCCGGGCTCAAGGGCCGGCTGACCGCCGCCTTCTTCCGCAGCGCCGGGCAGATCCCGGTGGACCGCTCCGGCAAGGACGCCGGGCAGGCGGCACTGCGCGAGGGGCTCGGGGTGCTGGCGAAGGGCGAGCTGCTCGGCATCTACCCGGAGGGGACGCGCTCGCACGACGGGCGGCTCTACAAGGGCAAGGTCGGCGTGGCGGCGATGGCGCTGGGGGCCGGGGTACCCGTCGTCCCGTGCGCGATGGTCGGCACCTTCGAGATCCAGCCGCCGGGCCAGACCCTCCCGAAGATCCGGCGGGTCACGATCCGCTTCGGCGCCCCGCTGGAGTTCTCCCGGTACGCGGGGATGGAGGGCGAGCGGGCGGTGCTGCGCGCCGTGACCGACGAGATCATGTACGCGATCCTGAACCTCTCCGGCCAGGAGTACGTCGACCGGTACGCGGCCGAGGTGAAGGCCGAGGAAGAGGAGGAGCGGAAGAAGGCCCGGCGCACGAAGCGCTGAGCCTCCTCCCGCTCATCTCTGCTGCCGGGGTCCTAGCGGACGGCCGGGAGCTCCTCGGGCTTGGCCAGCTCGGCGGCCGGGGCCTGGGCGAGCGACTTCGCGGCGGCCGGGGCCGGCGGCACCGGAGTGGCGT is part of the Streptomyces katrae genome and harbors:
- a CDS encoding fibronectin type III domain-containing protein → MRPITAPRRAGAVLAALALCLAAPALTACGADGDTTPPHAPGGLTAQAGSATSVHVMWESATPADGVTGYQVFQDGLLVRELPAEKTMVDVTGLTPQTAHSFTVRARDAAGNRSAAAPAARATTPAAQPEDHRPPTAPPATTGRAEGPRAVRLSWTPAADDTGVTAYDVYQSGIRIHTSGAAENSTTLTGLQPGTAYSFTVRARDGSDNSSPDGPAVALTTPADPAQGPGTAPGAFTADVSPGTVELGWTAPDTGRETSEYQLYVNDRPVTVIQFGAGAVPTGRASYRLTTTEPAGTVWALKLRARLPDGNWGAFSQERRITLPG
- a CDS encoding DUF5999 family protein — its product is MCSHQPPCPPADSADRDAARTVAFHPEQGWSLLCNGVVVFDDTGELLPEGRTVEPRRPALV
- a CDS encoding ATP-binding protein; the encoded protein is MPGNLPPDTAGFVGREAELDRLDGLLDQRRLITLTGVGGVGKSRLALRAAARPGRARPDGVWWVELSPLRDPGLLTTTLAHTLGLTVGVAAHAGQSLDEELCAWMADKSLLLVLDTCEHLVTPVRHLVGELLQSAPGLTVLVTSRERLGSPGEAVLEVRPLPCEGPDSDALVLFRAHARAASPQAAAALADPARAALAAEVCRRLDGIPLALELAGARLRLWSLERMAHLLGARFDVLADTGRAALPARHRTLRTAIGWSHELCEPLERLLWARLSVFAGDFDAAAARTVCAGGPLPAARVERLLEGLVAKSVVRRSRERGTGTRYRMLDTIREFGHDWLVELDEVRTVADRHAHWYAALARAAEQDWMGPGQVDWYRRMSAEHAQLRTALEHLLGTDPGAALGMAGALWFFWFSCGHLQEGRGFLERALAQVPPTGAEHAQALWALGLTMLLQGDLGAARLTGIASVRAAEAHGDPEGRLRAAYLRSVSLLMPGDPVRALALAGPPARAGHGGEGSGAGWLLCQLVSAYALCDLGRFEEAAEEAEGLRTACVELGERWMRAYADYVLAVSALGLGRHAEAARHVRAMLSGKRLLNDRFGIALGLDMLAAAVAGLGDGEMAARLLGTGHAWWRTVGRPQMGSPSLTALRDQGERQARAAIGDAAYESAFRGGAATPTG
- a CDS encoding TetR family transcriptional regulator; its protein translation is MQSTQEAGAGEPGAGERRRRELLEAADRVVLRDGPKASMNAIAAEAGITKPILYRHFGDKAGLYQALAVRHTDALLDSLRAALDAPAERRSRVESTLDTYLAAIEARPQVYRFLMHPAEDSQSSERGFDVGLHSAPLLRRLGEELAKVVGERVDLGPGGEQLARIWGHGIVGMMHAAGDWWLGERPCARADLVAGLTDLLWGRLATAGNREDGPGF
- a CDS encoding MurT ligase domain-containing protein, which codes for MAGNTEPLSPRAKLAVTAGKAAAAVSRAAGRGSGSVIGGKVALRLDPDLLGALAQHLDVVLVSATNGKTTTTRLIAEALRASGPVVSNALGANMPAGITSALAGGSDAKYGVIEVDEKYLAGVARDVTPKVIALLNLSRDQLDRAAETRMLAEKWREGLEGSKAVIVANCDDPLIVWSASSSQSVVWVAAGQEWKDDAWSCPSCGGVMQRPGDDWFCGECGFRRPTPTWVLSGDHVLDPHGSAWPIHLQLPGRANKANAATSAAVAAVFGVPPQVALERMYQVQAVAGRYDVVSFQGRELRLLLAKNPAGWLETFSLIDGPPAPVILSVNARGADGTDTSWLWDVDYPRLAGHPIFVIGDRKLDLAVRLEVAGLDFRVCETLDEAVQLAPPGQIELIANYTAFQDVRRRVGN
- the def gene encoding peptide deformylase, producing MRQRPIPGTTGLVRTMSLLGDPVLHSACAEVTAFGPELDRLIEDMFATMYAAQGVGLAANQIGIGQRVFVYDCPDDDDVRHVGHVVNPRLVEADGDEFVGPEGCLSLPGLEAGTARFDRAVVEGVTSDASPVRIEGTGFFARCLQHECDHLDGTVYADRVTGLRARLLRRAIRKTSWGREAGQR
- a CDS encoding acyl-CoA dehydrogenase family protein — translated: MAEFTMELNDDQKQVRDWIHGFAADVIRPAAAEWDEREETPWPVIQEAAKVGIYSLDFYAQQFFDPTGLGIPMAMEELFWGDAGIALSIVGTGLAAIGVLANGTEEQIGTWIPQMYGTPDDVKVAAFCSSEPDAGSDVGAMRTRAVYDQAKDEWVLNGTKTWATNGGIANVHIVVAVVDPELGTKGHASFIVPPGTAGLSQGQKFKKHGIRASHTAEVVLEDVRIPGSCLLGGKEKLDERLARAREKAKAGGGERLKNAAMATFEASRPAVGAMAVGTARAAYEVALDYAKTRTQFGRPIIDNQGVAFQLADMRTQIDAARLLVWRASWMAVAGKPFTSAEGSMSKLYASEVAKKVTAQAVQILGGNGFTREYPVERMHRDAAIYTIFEGTSEIQRLVIARTLSGMPIR